The segment GAAAACAGAGAAAACCACACCAGCAATGAAAATATAAAATGCTGGACGAACCCAACCTAATTCAGCAAATACTATAGCCGCGCTAAGACTCGTAATTACAAAAATACTGCTTTTAGCTAAAAACCAAAATCGCCGCACACGAGTCAAATCTTGGCCAAGTTTGGCAAGGTTAGCTTCAAGTTTGCGAAAAGTTACCAAAAACCATACTCCAATAATATATAATAATAATATAGGTGTTATTATCTACAGAGACAATCTATAACTAAGCATGTTAAAAAACATAGTAAATATTTAACAACAACTAACTAATGGATTAATCGTGAATTATAAAAACTTTAAAACTGCATTTTATTGCACAATAAACGATGTTGAAAGCATATATTCACAACTTACCCCATTTGAAGATGAACTCGCTTTTATTGAAAAACATTTAAGCATCAATAAAGTGTACATCGAAACCTATCGTGGTCGACATTGGGTTGAACGCGATAAAATTCTTCGACTTAAAGAGCTATTTAATCAACGAAATATTGCGGTTTCGGGCGGAATTACTCCTGACATCAGCGCAAATTGGGAATTTAAACCTTTTTGCTATACTAACCAAACACATCTAAATGATTTAAAACAAATCGTCGCTTTTACTGCCGAACTGTTTGATGAATTCATTTTCGATGATTTTTTCTTTACCAATTGTAGATGTGAAAACTGTATTAGCGCCAAAGGTAATAGAAGTTGGCAAGAATTCCGTTGCGATATGCTAAAACAAACATATCAAGACATTATCATGGCAACCGCCAAACACGTTAATCCTAACGTTAGCGTAATTATTAAATTTCCAAACTGGTATGAATATTATCAAATCACTGGTTACAATCTTGGTGATGCTGCAAAAATTTTCGATAAACTCTATACAGGTACAGAAACACGGGACCCCAAATTTACCCAACAAAATTTACCCCGTTATTTAAGCTATTTTTTGCCTCGCTATCTTGAAAACGTAAAGCCTGGTCACAATAATGGTTGCTGGTTTGATGCGTTTGACTGCATGTACAATCTCGGCTCCTATGCTGAACAATGTTATTTAACCGTATTTGCTAAAGCGAAAGAAGTTACTCTATTTTCTTTGGGGTTGTTATTAACACGTCATCGCGTATTTTTACCTGTCGCCGGTTTCGCTTTAGATACTGCCGATTCATTTATTGGTGCACTTGGCAACCCACAAGGTATACCTTGTTACAAACCCTACAACTCTAACGGCGAAAATTATCTCCATGGCTTTTTAGGTATGTTGGGTTTTCCACTTGAGCCACAACCAACTTTTCCATTAGGCGCAAAACTAGTTTTATTAACTGAAAGCGCCGCCTTCGATTCTCAAATTATCGAACGGATAAAACAGCATTTAATTGATGGTAATGATATTGTTATTACTTCAGGTTTACTTGCATCCCTACAAAATAAAGGCATTACTGATTTTGGTACAATTAAATTTACCAATCTCAAAGCCTCTACACAGTTGTTTGCATTTCCGATGTATGAATGCTCTTTTGGCGAATATCACCAAGCGGTAAAAGCCATTACTATACCACAAATCGAATTTGGCACTAATGATTTTACCCAATTAGCTGTAGCTATTAGCGAACAGAAAAATTATCCTCTCTTAATTAAAACAGAATATGCTAAAGGTAATCTCTATATATTAACGATACCTGATGATTTTGGTGACCTCTATCATATACCAACTGCGGTACTAAATGAAATTCGTCGAATTTTTGCTAAAAATTTGTCCGTGCGTTTAAAAGGCCCAAACAATATTGCGCTGTTTTTATATGATAATAATACTGTAATAGTTGAATCGTTTCTTAAATATAACTGCGATATTCAATTAGTTATTGACCATAAAGATGCTGTAGCCACCGACTTAATTTCTTGCAGCACGCTGACTGGAAATACTATTGAGCAACATACTGAAATAAATCTTAAGCTAGCTCCGGCAAGTTTTCGTGTATTTAAAATAATGTAACTTTAAAATTTTAGTAAATTTTACAAAATTATTTAGCCCCATGCGTAATTAATAAATGTGCGCCTTGAACATCTTTGCAAAATACCGCCGCATGCAAAGCTGTTAATCCGCACCAATAGCCCGTCGGTTTATCACAATAAATTCTATCATTCACATCTGCTCCATGCTCAATCAACAATTGTAAAACATTATTATGGCAATTTCTTGCTGCCAACATTGATGCGGTTTTGCCTCGTTTTTCTGTAAAGTAAAAGCCAAAATAATCAATATCTTCTGTAAAATATTCATTATTAATTCACCTTATAAACTTATCAGATATTAAGCTTAATTGATAAATATTACTACTACGATCGTATTTGGTCTCCTTTTTTTAAAATATTTATGAATAATATTCATTTTTGAATGTTATTCATATATGATTTCTAATCATGCGACCTGAAAAAAAGCAAACTCGCCGCCGGCGCATTGCACAAGCCGCTCATCATCTTTTTGCTAAGCATGGCTATAACAATACTACTATGGAGATGATTGCTGATTCTTCTGATGTTGCTGTAGGTACACTTTATAATTACGCAACATCAAAAGCTGACCTTTTAATAAATATTATCGCATCGCGCTCTAACGAATATAATAATGATTTAGTAACACTCGCCAATAATCCACCTAAACAATTTCATAAAGCTCTTAAGCAAGCCATCGCTATTTATCTCACAAGTTTTTCTTTTTTTAATAAAAGTATTTGGCGAGATTTTACCATTACCGCTCTTGTAAATGGATTACCGCTATTTCAAATGATTGAAAATATTGATGCTATATTTTTATCACAAATTACTTTACTCATAAAATATTACCACCCGCAAAACCTAACGCAACATACTGCCACAATTATGACGCGCAATCTCTACAGCGCCTTATTGCATAACATTATGCTTTATTTATCAATTGCTGAAATGAATTTTGACTCTTTACGTTCTACAATCATGAAACAAATAGAGACCATGTTCATCTTTAAATAATCGAGTATAGATATGTGTCTTCAACAAAAACCTAATCAATTTCGACGTAACTTTTTTGGTATTACCAGTGTTATTCTAATTTATACTGCTTTAACTATTGGTATTATTTTTTCTCTGCAACATTCTCTATGGCTGGGTATAACTTGCATCGCAATTTCTGCCTTCTGGCTGTTACCGGTAGCCTGGCTGTTTTGTCGCAAATGTCCTGTTCGTTTAAATTGTCCTCATGTAATCTTGGGATCTATTACTAAAACAATGCCGCCAACTGTAATAAAACCTTATTCACGTTTTGAACTATTTGGCACCCTGATTGCAATTTTAGTCTTCGTCATAACTCCACAATATGGCTTATGGCCGCATAAATTTTGGCTATTACTCTTTTGGATTTTTATCGCCATTGCCGCAATTATGGCACGCCTTGGTCTCTGCCCGACCTGTGAACACAAAAATTGCCCGTTTAAAAATCATTAACAATTCACCTCCTTAATACCTTTTCATTTTTCAGTAATTAACAAGCTTAGAATCGTCGGCTATTGCAATTTTACATGCATTATGGTAATTTCTGTATGTTCTGAAAATTCTGTTGTATTAGCAATTAAGGTAGGTGGAATTATGGAACTTAACAAAATTATGCCAAAGTTTGAATTTAATGAAATCCATTCAATACGCGTACATGCTGCCCCTACAGATGTACTTAAAGCCATTGAACAATTCACTATTAGTGAAATATCCCGATTGGTATTTTTATTACTGTGGCTTAGAGAATTACCTAGTAAATTATTTAGCCATCGACTTTCAGCCGGCAAGCATACTAAAGATATTCCCGCATTACATTTACTCGATGATCAACACGGAGGTTTTGCACGCCTTCTAATTAAAACTGACGTCGAAATAGTCTACGGCTTTGTTAGCAAATTTTGGAAATTATTATCTGAAGAAAATTTACCTATTACTGACACCCA is part of the Deltaproteobacteria bacterium genome and harbors:
- a CDS encoding permease — encoded protein: MNYKNFKTAFYCTINDVESIYSQLTPFEDELAFIEKHLSINKVYIETYRGRHWVERDKILRLKELFNQRNIAVSGGITPDISANWEFKPFCYTNQTHLNDLKQIVAFTAELFDEFIFDDFFFTNCRCENCISAKGNRSWQEFRCDMLKQTYQDIIMATAKHVNPNVSVIIKFPNWYEYYQITGYNLGDAAKIFDKLYTGTETRDPKFTQQNLPRYLSYFLPRYLENVKPGHNNGCWFDAFDCMYNLGSYAEQCYLTVFAKAKEVTLFSLGLLLTRHRVFLPVAGFALDTADSFIGALGNPQGIPCYKPYNSNGENYLHGFLGMLGFPLEPQPTFPLGAKLVLLTESAAFDSQIIERIKQHLIDGNDIVITSGLLASLQNKGITDFGTIKFTNLKASTQLFAFPMYECSFGEYHQAVKAITIPQIEFGTNDFTQLAVAISEQKNYPLLIKTEYAKGNLYILTIPDDFGDLYHIPTAVLNEIRRIFAKNLSVRLKGPNNIALFLYDNNTVIVESFLKYNCDIQLVIDHKDAVATDLISCSTLTGNTIEQHTEINLKLAPASFRVFKIM
- a CDS encoding ankyrin repeat domain-containing protein, with the protein product MLAARNCHNNVLQLLIEHGADVNDRIYCDKPTGYWCGLTALHAAVFCKDVQGAHLLITHGAK
- a CDS encoding TetR/AcrR family transcriptional regulator; its protein translation is MRPEKKQTRRRRIAQAAHHLFAKHGYNNTTMEMIADSSDVAVGTLYNYATSKADLLINIIASRSNEYNNDLVTLANNPPKQFHKALKQAIAIYLTSFSFFNKSIWRDFTITALVNGLPLFQMIENIDAIFLSQITLLIKYYHPQNLTQHTATIMTRNLYSALLHNIMLYLSIAEMNFDSLRSTIMKQIETMFIFK